One window of Papaver somniferum cultivar HN1 chromosome 9, ASM357369v1, whole genome shotgun sequence genomic DNA carries:
- the LOC113314327 gene encoding transcription initiation factor TFIID subunit 12-like isoform X2 has product MDSKETQPPPSTASQPPQSTPSQPPQSPPQQSQHPPQQSNIPQPTLTQTPEIPQNPNPNNIQSSANPLHNQQQSIHNHNHQSQIRAPPMNNRIRPPPPQQQQQQQPQALSTSHFQSTTPTPIPNTVTSTPHLQRGGVAIGVPAHPSRPPTPSSQQQPSHFSSFGPSSYTTQFSRNPVNVPETLTPNQMKSVHPGIQNIGMMGSISSGSIMRPMSHLQNRAAVSSQSAMRPPVPATNQSLAANQYQSHEQPHVLQRVSTTSAPSPASPAGMQPQLTQQWMSSTGPGRPMHSPTLTSPPYRQQMRPQTLSQRSHIPQQHPHSYSTVSHQMPSAPQQQQQQQQQQQQQQPSQPNQSQEHYNHQFPPTRIQQQPSPHPALALRGLTPGSLKTSTTSPSGVNNSPFNADPGETSNQILSKRSIHELITQIDPSEKVDPEVEDILVDIAEDFVESVTTFACSLAKHRKSNVLEAKDILLHLERNWNMSLPGFGGDEIKNYKKPYTNEIHRERLAAIKKSMVLSDAAAYVKNSVGAATGAAKGHAAKAAPAP; this is encoded by the exons ATGGATTCCAAAGAAACACAACCACCACCGTCAACCGCCTCTCAACCACCGCAATCAACGCCTTCGCAACCACCGCAATCACCGCCGCAACAATCTCAACATCCACCACAGCAATCAAATATCCCTCAACCTACATTAACCCAAACACCTGAAATCCcccaaaaccctaaccctaacaaTATTCAATCTTCAGCAAATCCACTTCACAATCAACAGCAATCAATACACAACCACAACCACCAATCTCAAATCAGAGCACCACCAATGAACAACAGaatccgaccaccaccaccgcaacagcaacaacaacaacaaccacaagCTTTATCAACATCACACTTCCAATCTACCACTCCGACTCCTATCCCAAACACTGTTACTTCAACACCGCATCTTCAAAGAGGTGGCGTTGCAATTGGTGTACCAGCTCATCCTTCAAGACCACCAACACCATCATCACAACAACAACCTTCTCATTTCTCTTCGTTTGGTCCTTCTTCTTATACTACTCAATTTAGTCGGAATCCTGTGAATGTTCCTGAAACCCTAACCCCTAATCAG atgAAATCTGTACATCCAGGAATTCAGAATATTGGAATGATGGGTTCGATTAGTTCAGGTTCGATTATGCGGCCGATGTCACACCTTCAGAACAGAGCTGCGGTGTCTTCGCAGTCGGCTATGAGACCACCGGTTCCAGCAACTAATCAATCTCTAGCTGCTAATCAA TATCAAAGCCATGAACAACCTCATGTTTTACAAAGAGTGAGTACAACTAGTGCTCCATCACCTGCCTCACCAGCTGGTATGCAACCACAGCTTACACAGCAATGGATGTCATCAACCGGTCCAGGGAGACCAATGCATTCACCTACTTTAACATCCCCTCCATACAGGCAGCAGATGAGACCACAAACCTTGTCACAAAGATCCCATATTCCTCAGCAGCACCCCCATTCTTACTCAACGGTCTCTCATCAGATGCCATCGGCTcctcaacaacaacagcagcaacaacaacaacagcaacaacaacaaccttctCAGCCAAATCAGTCACAAGAGCATTACAATCACCAATTTCCACCAACAAGGATCCAACAACAACCCTCACCACATCCAGCACTGGCTTTGAGAGGTTTAACTCCAGGAAGCCTGAAAACTTCTACTACATCACCATCTGGAGTGAACAACTCGCCGTTTAATGCAGATCCTGGTGAAACTAGTAACCAGATTCTCAGTAAGAGAAGCATCCACGAGTTAATAACTCAG ATTGATCCATCAGAGAAGGTTGATCCGGAGGTTGAAGATATTCTGGTGGATATTGCAGAGGATTTCGTCGAGTCG GTAACAACTTTTGCCTGTTCACTGGCCAAGCACCGAAAATCAAATGTCCTGGAAGCAAAAGATATCCTTCTACATCTAG AAAGGAACTGGAACATGTCACTACCTGGGTTTGGTGGGGATGAGATAAAGAACTACAAGAAGCCG TATACAAATGAAATTCACCGAGAGCGCCTTGCAGCG ATTAAGAAGTCAATGGTGCTATCTGATGCTGCTGCATATGTGAAGAACTCCGTCGGAGCTGCAACTGGAGCTGCAAAAGGCCATGCAGCAAAGGCTGCACCAGCTCCATAA
- the LOC113314327 gene encoding transcription initiation factor TFIID subunit 12-like isoform X1 — protein sequence MDSKETQPPPSTASQPPQSTPSQPPQSPPQQSQHPPQQSNIPQPTLTQTPEIPQNPNPNNIQSSANPLHNQQQSIHNHNHQSQIRAPPMNNRIRPPPPQQQQQQQPQALSTSHFQSTTPTPIPNTVTSTPHLQRGGVAIGVPAHPSRPPTPSSQQQPSHFSSFGPSSYTTQFSRNPVNVPETLTPNQMKSVHPGIQNIGMMGSISSGSIMRPMSHLQNRAAVSSQSAMRPPVPATNQSLAANQKYQSHEQPHVLQRVSTTSAPSPASPAGMQPQLTQQWMSSTGPGRPMHSPTLTSPPYRQQMRPQTLSQRSHIPQQHPHSYSTVSHQMPSAPQQQQQQQQQQQQQQPSQPNQSQEHYNHQFPPTRIQQQPSPHPALALRGLTPGSLKTSTTSPSGVNNSPFNADPGETSNQILSKRSIHELITQIDPSEKVDPEVEDILVDIAEDFVESVTTFACSLAKHRKSNVLEAKDILLHLERNWNMSLPGFGGDEIKNYKKPYTNEIHRERLAAIKKSMVLSDAAAYVKNSVGAATGAAKGHAAKAAPAP from the exons ATGGATTCCAAAGAAACACAACCACCACCGTCAACCGCCTCTCAACCACCGCAATCAACGCCTTCGCAACCACCGCAATCACCGCCGCAACAATCTCAACATCCACCACAGCAATCAAATATCCCTCAACCTACATTAACCCAAACACCTGAAATCCcccaaaaccctaaccctaacaaTATTCAATCTTCAGCAAATCCACTTCACAATCAACAGCAATCAATACACAACCACAACCACCAATCTCAAATCAGAGCACCACCAATGAACAACAGaatccgaccaccaccaccgcaacagcaacaacaacaacaaccacaagCTTTATCAACATCACACTTCCAATCTACCACTCCGACTCCTATCCCAAACACTGTTACTTCAACACCGCATCTTCAAAGAGGTGGCGTTGCAATTGGTGTACCAGCTCATCCTTCAAGACCACCAACACCATCATCACAACAACAACCTTCTCATTTCTCTTCGTTTGGTCCTTCTTCTTATACTACTCAATTTAGTCGGAATCCTGTGAATGTTCCTGAAACCCTAACCCCTAATCAG atgAAATCTGTACATCCAGGAATTCAGAATATTGGAATGATGGGTTCGATTAGTTCAGGTTCGATTATGCGGCCGATGTCACACCTTCAGAACAGAGCTGCGGTGTCTTCGCAGTCGGCTATGAGACCACCGGTTCCAGCAACTAATCAATCTCTAGCTGCTAATCAA AAGTATCAAAGCCATGAACAACCTCATGTTTTACAAAGAGTGAGTACAACTAGTGCTCCATCACCTGCCTCACCAGCTGGTATGCAACCACAGCTTACACAGCAATGGATGTCATCAACCGGTCCAGGGAGACCAATGCATTCACCTACTTTAACATCCCCTCCATACAGGCAGCAGATGAGACCACAAACCTTGTCACAAAGATCCCATATTCCTCAGCAGCACCCCCATTCTTACTCAACGGTCTCTCATCAGATGCCATCGGCTcctcaacaacaacagcagcaacaacaacaacagcaacaacaacaaccttctCAGCCAAATCAGTCACAAGAGCATTACAATCACCAATTTCCACCAACAAGGATCCAACAACAACCCTCACCACATCCAGCACTGGCTTTGAGAGGTTTAACTCCAGGAAGCCTGAAAACTTCTACTACATCACCATCTGGAGTGAACAACTCGCCGTTTAATGCAGATCCTGGTGAAACTAGTAACCAGATTCTCAGTAAGAGAAGCATCCACGAGTTAATAACTCAG ATTGATCCATCAGAGAAGGTTGATCCGGAGGTTGAAGATATTCTGGTGGATATTGCAGAGGATTTCGTCGAGTCG GTAACAACTTTTGCCTGTTCACTGGCCAAGCACCGAAAATCAAATGTCCTGGAAGCAAAAGATATCCTTCTACATCTAG AAAGGAACTGGAACATGTCACTACCTGGGTTTGGTGGGGATGAGATAAAGAACTACAAGAAGCCG TATACAAATGAAATTCACCGAGAGCGCCTTGCAGCG ATTAAGAAGTCAATGGTGCTATCTGATGCTGCTGCATATGTGAAGAACTCCGTCGGAGCTGCAACTGGAGCTGCAAAAGGCCATGCAGCAAAGGCTGCACCAGCTCCATAA